Proteins encoded together in one Microbacterium sp. zg-Y625 window:
- a CDS encoding ABC transporter permease — protein sequence MSVVRTLLSPRGAVFLLLAVLLVAVAVLSPGFAEPGQIMRFIQRVAPVAIVAIGQYFVIVAGEFDLSQGSLITAQVIIAGNLVGQDDSRTLPVLALMVVFGVVVGVVNGFLTTLLKVPSFIVTLGMMLALLGGVMWWTGGAATGNPADSFRQIGRGGLRDLPLIEFLPWAAPILAAWLALAVWLTRRPFGKMLIAIGDNAGAVRYAGARGWWIVTRAFIFSSLSATLTAVLLVGFAGVHPSVGRGYEFVAITAVVLGGVVLGGGRGWVVAAVAGAFVLEALFLLMNIAEVPATLRDAVQGVIIIAAVAYSGFAFQARRRPAPPTSPVPRPDDAVPPGAAEDATASPVLAADGGTTRGE from the coding sequence ATGAGCGTCGTGCGCACCCTGCTGAGCCCGCGAGGGGCGGTCTTCCTGCTGCTGGCCGTTCTGCTCGTCGCGGTCGCCGTGCTGAGCCCCGGCTTCGCCGAGCCAGGGCAGATCATGCGGTTCATCCAGCGGGTGGCGCCGGTCGCCATCGTCGCGATCGGGCAGTACTTCGTCATCGTCGCCGGCGAGTTCGACCTCTCGCAAGGTTCGCTGATCACCGCGCAGGTCATCATCGCCGGCAACCTCGTCGGCCAGGACGATTCGCGCACCCTGCCGGTCCTGGCGCTGATGGTGGTCTTCGGTGTCGTCGTCGGCGTGGTCAATGGCTTCCTCACCACCCTGCTGAAGGTCCCCTCGTTCATCGTGACGCTCGGCATGATGCTGGCGCTGCTGGGCGGGGTCATGTGGTGGACAGGGGGAGCGGCGACGGGCAACCCGGCCGACAGCTTCCGCCAGATCGGCCGGGGCGGCCTGCGGGACCTTCCCCTCATCGAGTTTCTGCCGTGGGCGGCGCCGATCCTCGCCGCCTGGCTCGCCCTGGCGGTCTGGCTCACCCGCCGGCCGTTCGGCAAGATGCTCATCGCGATCGGCGACAACGCCGGCGCCGTCCGCTACGCGGGCGCGCGGGGGTGGTGGATCGTGACACGCGCTTTCATCTTCTCGTCGCTGTCGGCAACCCTCACCGCCGTGCTGCTGGTCGGCTTCGCCGGAGTGCACCCCTCGGTCGGGCGAGGGTACGAGTTCGTGGCGATCACCGCCGTGGTTCTCGGCGGAGTGGTGCTCGGCGGTGGGCGTGGCTGGGTCGTGGCGGCCGTCGCGGGCGCTTTCGTGCTGGAAGCGCTCTTCCTGCTGATGAACATCGCCGAGGTGCCGGCCACGCTGCGCGACGCCGTGCAGGGCGTCATCATCATCGCCGCCGTGGCGTACTCGGGCTTCGCCTTCCAGGCACGACGCCGCCCCGCGCCGCCGACCTCGCCCGTCCCCCGACCTGACGACGCAGTGCCGCCGGGCGCTGCAGAGGACGCAACCGCATCACCTGTCCTGGCCGCCGACGGCGGCACAACCAGAGGAGAATAA
- a CDS encoding Gfo/Idh/MocA family protein, giving the protein MTMDVLDTGVGTIRTGVLGGGFMARVHAAAARTAGSPLVAVASSTPARAADAARRLGAARSEGDAAALIAASDIDIVHVCTPNATHADYALAALAAGRHVVCEKPLATTAADARRLVEAAADAGVVAAVPFAYRYHPMVREARARVARGEMGALLSVQGAYLQDWLLAASDDDWRADSAEGGPSRAFADIGSHLCDLLEFVAGEPIVRLSAVTRRVFDRRGGREVGNEDIAALVVELRSGAVGSLLVSQMAPGRKNALVLELHGSQESLRFAQEQPEELWVGGRRGSQLLLRDPATADASSARLQRMPAGHPMGYQDAFDGFVADVHAAIRGEAPDGLPTFADGLRAALLAEAVLASAARHEWVEVES; this is encoded by the coding sequence ATGACGATGGACGTCCTCGACACTGGTGTCGGAACGATCCGCACCGGCGTGCTCGGCGGGGGGTTCATGGCCCGCGTGCATGCCGCGGCTGCCCGTACCGCCGGCTCGCCGCTGGTGGCGGTGGCATCCTCAACCCCGGCTCGGGCAGCCGACGCTGCTCGTCGGCTCGGTGCGGCGCGCAGCGAAGGGGATGCCGCGGCCCTGATCGCGGCATCCGACATCGACATCGTGCACGTGTGCACGCCCAACGCCACGCACGCCGACTACGCCCTCGCAGCACTCGCGGCCGGTCGCCACGTCGTGTGCGAGAAGCCTCTCGCCACCACCGCCGCCGACGCTCGAAGGCTGGTCGAGGCGGCGGCGGATGCCGGCGTGGTCGCGGCCGTCCCCTTCGCGTACCGCTACCACCCGATGGTGCGAGAAGCGCGCGCCCGCGTCGCGCGCGGCGAGATGGGCGCCCTCCTCTCGGTGCAGGGCGCCTACCTGCAGGACTGGCTGCTCGCGGCATCCGACGACGACTGGCGCGCCGACAGTGCGGAGGGCGGGCCGTCCCGCGCGTTCGCCGACATCGGATCCCACCTCTGCGATCTGCTCGAGTTCGTCGCGGGGGAGCCGATCGTGCGCCTGTCAGCGGTCACCCGTCGCGTCTTCGACCGCCGTGGCGGTCGGGAAGTCGGCAACGAGGACATCGCCGCGCTGGTGGTCGAGCTCCGCTCGGGTGCCGTCGGCAGCCTGCTGGTGTCGCAGATGGCACCGGGGCGCAAGAACGCGCTCGTCCTGGAGCTGCACGGCAGCCAGGAGAGCCTCAGATTCGCGCAGGAGCAGCCGGAGGAGCTGTGGGTCGGGGGGCGCCGCGGCTCCCAGCTGCTCCTGCGTGATCCTGCCACCGCGGACGCGTCGTCGGCGCGTCTGCAGCGGATGCCCGCCGGGCACCCGATGGGATATCAGGATGCCTTCGATGGCTTCGTCGCGGACGTGCACGCCGCCATCCGGGGCGAGGCCCCCGACGGCCTGCCGACGTTCGCCGACGGGCTGCGGGCCGCCCTGCTGGCGGAGGCCGTGCTGGCCTCGGCCGCGCGGCACGAGTGGGTCGAGGTGGAGTCGTGA
- a CDS encoding MarR family winged helix-turn-helix transcriptional regulator, with the protein MTSEQTPGERAEAVRSLEAEFSELISRIRKIITENAHRVSPGMLPGAYKVFTSIVRCEPVTQAALAEQLALDKGQLSRTVRELEELGLVTRTPDPADRRSSRLSATPEGLARLAAARAPQQGTLHAVLEDWDLDDIRNLTRLLRALTNGTPPG; encoded by the coding sequence ATGACGAGCGAGCAGACCCCCGGGGAGCGCGCCGAGGCGGTGCGAAGCCTCGAGGCGGAGTTCAGCGAGCTGATCAGCCGCATCCGGAAGATCATCACCGAGAACGCCCACCGGGTGAGCCCGGGCATGCTGCCAGGCGCCTACAAGGTGTTCACGAGCATCGTGCGCTGCGAGCCGGTGACACAGGCCGCGCTGGCGGAGCAGCTGGCGCTAGACAAGGGACAGCTCAGCCGCACCGTGCGCGAGCTCGAGGAGCTGGGGCTGGTCACCCGCACGCCGGATCCGGCGGACCGTCGATCGAGCCGGTTGTCCGCGACACCGGAGGGTCTGGCACGTCTGGCCGCAGCCCGTGCGCCGCAGCAGGGCACCCTGCACGCTGTGCTCGAGGACTGGGATCTCGACGACATCCGCAACCTCACGAGGCTGCTGCGCGCCCTGACGAACGGCACGCCGCCGGGCTGA
- a CDS encoding YqaJ viral recombinase family protein produces the protein MTPELSARIVADSRDRVAWVRARSRGITATDVAALTSERAIARAADAKLLGSGFSGNAYTDHGRRREPEIARWVAATHGIQPSSALFHAVVEKRHLATPDGVGLDKNGRVILAEIKTTNKHWRSIPRSYLRQVWWQQHVLGAERTLVTWEQHVDFVPVGDEPRCAWVDRDEYEIGKLVKLATALIDELYHRTMQRRTLAAPPAAPREPFRALALAE, from the coding sequence GTGACCCCCGAACTCTCCGCTCGTATCGTCGCGGACTCCCGCGACCGCGTGGCCTGGGTGCGCGCGCGCTCGCGGGGGATCACGGCAACGGATGTGGCAGCGCTGACGTCCGAGAGGGCGATCGCCCGGGCCGCCGACGCCAAGCTGCTGGGCTCGGGGTTCTCGGGTAACGCCTACACCGATCACGGTCGTCGCCGCGAGCCGGAGATCGCCCGCTGGGTCGCTGCGACCCATGGCATCCAGCCGTCGTCGGCGCTGTTCCACGCCGTGGTCGAGAAGCGGCATCTGGCCACGCCTGACGGCGTCGGCCTGGACAAGAACGGCCGGGTCATCCTGGCCGAGATCAAGACGACCAACAAGCACTGGCGGTCGATCCCCCGCTCGTACCTGCGTCAGGTGTGGTGGCAGCAGCATGTGCTCGGCGCCGAGCGCACGCTCGTGACCTGGGAGCAGCACGTGGACTTCGTGCCCGTCGGCGACGAGCCGCGGTGCGCGTGGGTCGACCGCGACGAGTACGAGATCGGCAAGCTGGTGAAGCTGGCGACCGCCCTCATCGACGAGCTCTACCACCGCACGATGCAGCGCCGCACCCTCGCGGCCCCACCGGCCGCCCCGCGCGAACCCTTCCGCGCCCTCGCCCTTGCCGAGTGA
- a CDS encoding sugar phosphate isomerase/epimerase family protein, with product MANHPVTLFTGQWADLPFEEVARLAAGWGYDGLEVAASGDHLDLRRADEDDAYVRSRLEILDRHGLSVFAISHHLGGQAVCDAPIDFRHKAILRDYVWGDGDAEGVRRRAAEDMQRAARVARKLGVDTVVGFTGSSIWPYVAMFPPVPASVIDAGFDDFAARWNPILDVFDGEGVRFAHEVHPSEIAYDYWSSVRALEAIDHRAAFGFNWDPSHMMWQNIDPVGFILDFADRIYHVDCKDTRLRPRNGRAGVLGSHLPWGDPRRGWDFVSTGRGDVPWEDAFRALDSIGYTGPISVEWEDAGMDRLHGAAEAVEFVRSLLWDAPTASFDAAFQNQ from the coding sequence ATGGCGAACCACCCCGTGACCCTCTTCACCGGACAGTGGGCCGACCTGCCCTTCGAGGAGGTCGCGAGGCTCGCGGCCGGATGGGGCTACGACGGCTTGGAGGTCGCGGCTTCCGGAGACCACCTCGACCTGCGCCGGGCCGACGAGGACGACGCCTACGTGAGGTCGCGGCTCGAGATCCTCGACCGCCACGGGCTGTCGGTCTTCGCGATCTCGCACCACCTGGGCGGACAGGCGGTGTGCGACGCGCCCATCGACTTCCGCCACAAGGCGATCCTGCGGGACTACGTGTGGGGCGACGGCGACGCGGAGGGGGTGCGCCGGCGCGCCGCCGAAGACATGCAGCGCGCGGCACGCGTGGCGCGCAAGCTCGGGGTCGACACGGTCGTGGGGTTCACGGGCTCGTCGATCTGGCCGTACGTGGCGATGTTCCCACCCGTGCCGGCATCCGTCATCGACGCCGGCTTCGACGACTTCGCCGCGCGGTGGAATCCGATCCTCGACGTCTTCGACGGGGAGGGGGTGCGATTCGCGCACGAGGTGCACCCGAGCGAGATCGCGTACGACTACTGGAGCTCGGTGCGGGCGCTGGAGGCCATCGACCATCGTGCCGCGTTCGGGTTCAACTGGGACCCCAGCCACATGATGTGGCAGAACATCGACCCCGTCGGGTTCATCCTGGACTTCGCCGACCGCATCTACCACGTGGATTGCAAGGACACCCGGCTGCGCCCGCGCAACGGCCGGGCCGGGGTGCTGGGTTCGCACCTGCCGTGGGGCGACCCGCGCCGCGGGTGGGACTTCGTCTCGACCGGACGCGGCGACGTGCCGTGGGAGGACGCGTTCCGCGCCCTCGATTCCATCGGCTACACCGGGCCGATCTCGGTGGAGTGGGAGGATGCCGGCATGGACCGACTGCACGGGGCCGCAGAAGCGGTGGAGTTCGTGCGCTCGCTGCTGTGGGATGCTCCGACGGCGTCGTTCGACGCCGCCTTCCAGAACCAGTAG
- the rplJ gene encoding 50S ribosomal protein L10 produces the protein MAQKDASVAELTKNFEDSNAVLLTEYRGLTVAQLKQLRNNIRQDAQYAVVKNTLTKIAANNAGITALDEDLNGPSAVAFVHGDFVATAKALRDFAKANPLLVIKGGIFEGNVLTADEVNKYASLESREVLLAKAAGMMKATMGKAAATIDALREKLETAEAA, from the coding sequence ATGGCGCAGAAGGATGCATCGGTCGCCGAGCTCACGAAGAACTTCGAGGACTCGAACGCCGTCCTGCTGACCGAGTACCGCGGTCTGACGGTTGCCCAGCTCAAGCAGCTGCGCAACAACATCCGTCAGGACGCGCAGTACGCCGTGGTGAAGAACACGCTGACCAAGATCGCCGCGAACAACGCGGGGATCACCGCGCTGGACGAGGACCTCAACGGTCCGTCGGCCGTCGCGTTCGTGCACGGCGACTTCGTCGCCACTGCGAAGGCTCTGCGTGACTTCGCCAAGGCCAACCCGCTTCTCGTGATCAAGGGCGGCATTTTCGAGGGCAACGTCCTCACTGCCGACGAGGTCAACAAGTACGCCTCCCTGGAGAGCCGTGAGGTTCTGCTGGCCAAGGCCGCGGGCATGATGAAGGCGACGATGGGCAAGGCTGCGGCCACCATCGACGCGCTTCGCGAAAAGCTGGAGACCGCTGAGGCCGCGTAA
- a CDS encoding sugar ABC transporter ATP-binding protein, translating to MTDTALADAPVPAGPGEVVLRAAGIGKSFFGVPVLQDVSLELRRGEVHGLVGENGAGKSTLMKILAGVHQPDSGAVEFEGRRVTFAHPRQAMDAGLVTVFQEFTLLPERSVAQNVFLGREPRRAGFIDTRAMVARTRALLDDLGVSFIDPTGRVGSLTVAEQQIVEIVKALSFDARVISMDEPTAALSDHEVELLYAIVRKLTARGVAVLYVSHRLKEIFDLCDRITVLKDGMLVSTDPAASLTTDELVRRMVGRPIQSYFPGPVPGTVRGGARVELEACGNGFVDGVTLSAHAGEIVGIAGLQGSGRTELVEAIFGVQPFTRGTMRLDGRVVTLRSARAAVRAGLALVTEDRKAQGLALSQSVLDNTLLVIRGVFATRTRAARREAPGILGSLEVTAGRLEQEVRYLSGGNQQKVVLAKWLVTGPQVVLFDEPTRGIDVGAKIAVYQLMRQLAADGKAVLMVSSELPEVIGMSDRIVVMRDGELVAELPAGAAEHEVLAAATGSGGSRPSDAHPQAGAASGRAADGGPGEGAP from the coding sequence GTGACCGACACGGCGCTGGCCGACGCCCCGGTGCCCGCCGGCCCCGGTGAGGTGGTGCTGCGCGCCGCCGGCATCGGCAAGAGCTTCTTCGGAGTCCCCGTGCTGCAGGACGTGTCGCTGGAGCTGCGCCGCGGGGAGGTGCACGGCCTCGTCGGCGAGAACGGCGCGGGCAAGTCCACGCTCATGAAGATCCTCGCGGGTGTGCACCAGCCCGATTCCGGGGCGGTGGAGTTCGAGGGACGGCGCGTGACGTTCGCCCACCCGCGGCAGGCGATGGATGCCGGCCTCGTGACGGTGTTCCAGGAGTTCACGCTGCTTCCCGAGAGATCCGTCGCGCAGAACGTCTTTCTCGGGCGCGAGCCGCGGCGCGCCGGCTTCATCGACACGCGCGCGATGGTGGCGCGCACCCGCGCGCTGCTGGACGACCTCGGCGTCTCGTTCATCGACCCGACCGGGCGCGTGGGATCGCTCACGGTGGCGGAGCAGCAGATCGTCGAGATCGTCAAGGCGCTGTCGTTCGACGCGCGCGTGATCTCGATGGACGAGCCCACCGCCGCGCTGAGCGACCACGAGGTGGAGCTGCTGTACGCGATCGTGCGCAAGCTCACCGCGCGCGGCGTCGCCGTGCTCTACGTCTCGCACCGCCTGAAGGAGATCTTCGACCTCTGTGACCGCATCACCGTGCTGAAGGACGGGATGCTGGTCTCCACCGACCCGGCCGCGAGCCTGACCACCGACGAGCTGGTGCGGCGCATGGTCGGTCGCCCGATCCAGTCGTACTTCCCCGGCCCCGTCCCCGGGACGGTGCGCGGCGGGGCACGCGTCGAGCTCGAGGCCTGTGGCAACGGGTTCGTCGACGGTGTCACCCTCTCCGCGCATGCCGGCGAGATCGTGGGGATCGCGGGCCTGCAGGGGTCCGGTCGCACCGAGCTTGTCGAGGCGATCTTCGGCGTGCAGCCGTTCACCCGCGGCACGATGCGCCTGGACGGCCGAGTGGTCACGCTGCGCTCGGCTCGCGCCGCCGTGCGGGCGGGGCTGGCGCTGGTCACCGAGGACCGCAAGGCGCAGGGTCTGGCCCTCAGCCAGTCGGTGCTCGACAACACGCTGCTGGTCATCCGCGGCGTCTTCGCGACCCGCACCCGTGCCGCCCGCCGAGAGGCGCCCGGCATCCTGGGGTCCCTCGAAGTCACCGCCGGTCGCCTGGAGCAGGAGGTGCGCTACCTGTCCGGCGGCAACCAGCAGAAGGTGGTGCTCGCGAAGTGGCTCGTCACCGGGCCGCAGGTCGTGCTCTTCGACGAGCCCACCCGCGGTATCGATGTGGGCGCGAAGATCGCGGTGTATCAGCTCATGCGGCAGCTGGCGGCTGACGGCAAGGCGGTGCTCATGGTCTCGAGCGAGCTGCCCGAGGTCATCGGCATGAGCGACCGCATCGTCGTCATGCGCGACGGCGAACTGGTGGCCGAGCTGCCTGCCGGCGCCGCCGAGCACGAGGTGCTCGCTGCGGCGACGGGTTCCGGTGGCTCCCGTCCGTCCGACGCCCACCCGCAGGCCGGCGCCGCGTCGGGCCGCGCTGCCGACGGCGGGCCGGGGGAGGGCGCGCCATGA
- a CDS encoding ABC transporter permease: MRRLRPDASLIVLAILILVIAVGAVLVATVGRSFFSPGNIRDILTGMSVLGLVALGQTLVILGASLDLSVTYVMSLASLIAATTMAGNSANVPWAVTLTLLVCAGIGLANGLIVTVLKVNGFIATLGVGLILQGVLNTRFQGSAGSVPWSFQLVGATGIGPIPVSTVIMLALAVLVWFLLGRTRTGAHLFAVGGDPEVSRLSGLRTQPPLIVAHVLCSVFAGLAGLLLASRLGVGSPTVGQQGGYALLSIAAVVLGGTLLMGGRGSVWGTIGGVAIFAVVDNVMSVMQVNPFLKDVVRGVVIVAAVAIYSRRAIVRRRARFGPGGTRTGGDARAAAAAPAMVAASADLLAEAGHVGSGQVGARRGAAPAGGEGG; encoded by the coding sequence ATGAGGCGGCTGCGGCCCGATGCCAGCCTGATCGTGCTGGCGATCCTCATCCTCGTCATCGCGGTGGGCGCCGTGCTCGTCGCGACCGTCGGGCGCAGTTTCTTCAGCCCCGGCAACATCCGCGACATCCTCACCGGGATGAGCGTGCTGGGCCTCGTCGCCCTCGGGCAGACGCTCGTGATCCTGGGCGCCTCGCTCGACCTCTCGGTGACGTATGTCATGAGTCTGGCGAGCCTCATCGCCGCGACGACGATGGCGGGGAACTCCGCCAACGTGCCGTGGGCGGTGACGCTCACGCTGCTCGTGTGCGCCGGCATCGGACTTGCGAACGGTCTCATCGTCACCGTCCTCAAAGTCAACGGGTTCATCGCCACGCTCGGGGTGGGGCTCATCCTCCAGGGCGTGCTGAACACGCGGTTCCAGGGGAGCGCCGGATCGGTCCCGTGGTCCTTCCAGCTGGTCGGCGCGACCGGCATCGGTCCGATCCCCGTCTCGACGGTCATCATGCTGGCCCTGGCCGTGCTGGTGTGGTTCCTGCTCGGCCGCACCCGCACCGGCGCCCACCTGTTCGCCGTCGGCGGCGACCCCGAGGTCTCCCGGCTGTCTGGCCTGCGCACCCAGCCGCCCCTCATCGTCGCGCACGTCCTGTGCTCGGTGTTCGCGGGTCTGGCCGGGCTGCTGCTGGCGAGCAGGCTGGGGGTGGGCAGCCCCACCGTCGGCCAGCAGGGCGGATACGCACTGCTGTCGATCGCCGCCGTCGTGCTGGGCGGCACGCTTCTGATGGGCGGCCGAGGGTCGGTCTGGGGCACCATCGGAGGCGTGGCGATCTTCGCGGTCGTCGACAACGTCATGAGCGTGATGCAGGTGAACCCGTTCCTCAAAGACGTCGTGCGCGGGGTCGTGATCGTCGCGGCGGTGGCCATCTACAGCCGCCGGGCCATCGTGCGCCGTCGGGCACGGTTCGGTCCGGGCGGCACGCGCACCGGCGGGGATGCCAGGGCGGCCGCGGCCGCGCCGGCGATGGTCGCAGCCTCGGCCGATCTCCTGGCCGAGGCCGGCCACGTCGGGTCCGGCCAGGTCGGCGCCCGACGGGGTGCCGCACCGGCGGGAGGCGAGGGCGGATGA
- a CDS encoding substrate-binding domain-containing protein produces MRRSMKIATTSVALVGLFALAACTTDPAVAPPDAPETGDAAAPEGDEWFDQELFDAQFAQREVEPAGPEAEPYLQHIDAEMVDTSQYAGEGAKKACFANASISNPWRQTGWITMNQQLKALQDAGVISAMETRDAQDSDDTQIADIDYFIAEGECDVFVISPNSTAALTPAVERACETGKPVIVFDRGVNTDCPVTFIHPIGGFAWGIDTAQFLIDNLEEGDKVVALRILPGVDVLEHRWAAAEHLFDEAGIEAVDYFSGGDPAEIKNIISDELAKGDVAGVWMDAGDGAVAAIEAFEDAGADYPVMTGEDEMSFLRKWQETGLTGLAPVYSNFQWRTPLLAIQSIFAGEEIPKEWVLPQSPITEDELDRYLTENEGMPDGHYAKFGGENLPGYPQVWQQRQMP; encoded by the coding sequence ATGCGACGATCAATGAAGATCGCCACCACATCGGTGGCCCTGGTCGGCCTCTTCGCCCTCGCGGCGTGCACGACCGACCCTGCGGTGGCTCCGCCGGACGCCCCGGAGACCGGTGATGCCGCCGCTCCCGAAGGCGACGAGTGGTTCGACCAGGAGCTGTTCGACGCGCAGTTCGCCCAACGGGAGGTCGAGCCAGCCGGCCCTGAGGCGGAGCCGTACCTGCAGCACATCGACGCCGAGATGGTCGACACCTCGCAGTACGCCGGCGAGGGTGCGAAGAAGGCGTGCTTCGCCAACGCGTCGATCTCCAACCCGTGGCGCCAGACCGGCTGGATCACGATGAACCAGCAGCTGAAGGCGCTGCAGGACGCAGGCGTCATCAGCGCAATGGAGACCCGCGATGCGCAGGACTCCGACGACACGCAGATCGCCGACATCGACTACTTCATCGCCGAGGGCGAGTGCGACGTCTTCGTCATCTCGCCGAACTCGACGGCGGCCCTGACGCCGGCCGTGGAGCGGGCATGCGAGACCGGCAAGCCCGTCATCGTGTTCGACCGGGGCGTCAACACCGACTGCCCGGTGACCTTCATCCACCCCATCGGCGGGTTCGCCTGGGGCATCGACACCGCCCAGTTCCTCATCGACAACCTGGAGGAGGGAGACAAGGTCGTGGCCCTGCGGATCCTCCCCGGGGTCGACGTGCTCGAGCATCGGTGGGCGGCGGCCGAGCACCTGTTCGACGAAGCGGGCATCGAGGCGGTCGACTACTTCTCGGGTGGCGACCCGGCGGAGATCAAGAACATCATCAGCGACGAGCTCGCGAAGGGCGATGTCGCGGGGGTGTGGATGGATGCCGGTGACGGCGCGGTGGCCGCCATCGAGGCGTTCGAGGATGCCGGCGCCGACTATCCGGTCATGACCGGCGAGGACGAGATGAGCTTCCTGCGCAAGTGGCAGGAGACGGGGCTCACGGGCCTCGCGCCGGTGTACTCCAACTTCCAGTGGCGCACGCCCCTGCTGGCGATCCAGAGCATCTTCGCGGGTGAGGAGATTCCGAAGGAATGGGTGCTGCCGCAGAGCCCCATCACCGAGGACGAGCTCGACCGCTACCTGACGGAGAACGAGGGGATGCCCGACGGGCACTATGCCAAGTTCGGCGGCGAGAACCTGCCGGGCTATCCGCAGGTCTGGCAGCAGCGGCAGATGCCCTGA
- a CDS encoding sugar phosphate isomerase/epimerase family protein, giving the protein MHRPIGVNTWVWTSPLTDESLGRLAPRIARMGFEAVELPLEAVGDWSPHRARDLLDSLGLRAVVVGAMGSGRSLLERAGNVPATQQYLRVCIETARVLGSPVVAGPFYAPTGVTWRMSADEREDAAAQLRRNLAPLAEVASDSGVTIAIEPLNRYETSVVNTVEQAIDVFAPLFGAGVGLALDTYHLNIEEKRPTDAIRAAGRAIAHVQVCGSDRGPVGDDHTDWPAVLDALDDAGYDGILGVESFTGDNATIAVAASVWRPLAASQDALAERSLAYLTALADSRHRAESGTGDMREKEQPWRTTP; this is encoded by the coding sequence ATGCACCGCCCTATCGGCGTCAACACCTGGGTGTGGACTTCGCCGCTGACGGACGAGTCGCTCGGCCGCCTCGCTCCCCGCATCGCTCGGATGGGGTTCGAGGCGGTCGAGTTGCCGCTCGAGGCCGTCGGCGACTGGTCCCCGCACCGCGCCCGGGACCTGCTCGATTCGCTGGGGCTGCGCGCGGTGGTGGTGGGAGCCATGGGCTCCGGCCGATCGCTGCTGGAGCGCGCCGGCAACGTCCCGGCCACCCAGCAGTATCTCCGCGTCTGCATCGAGACGGCCCGCGTCCTGGGGAGTCCAGTCGTGGCGGGGCCCTTCTACGCGCCCACCGGCGTCACCTGGCGCATGTCCGCCGACGAGCGGGAGGACGCCGCCGCGCAGCTGCGCCGCAACCTCGCGCCGCTGGCGGAGGTCGCCTCGGACAGCGGGGTGACCATCGCGATCGAGCCTCTCAACCGCTACGAGACGAGCGTCGTGAACACCGTCGAGCAGGCGATCGATGTCTTCGCCCCGCTTTTCGGCGCGGGTGTGGGCCTGGCGCTGGACACCTACCACCTGAACATCGAGGAGAAGCGGCCCACCGACGCCATCCGCGCCGCCGGAAGGGCCATCGCGCACGTGCAGGTGTGCGGCAGCGATCGCGGCCCGGTGGGCGACGATCACACCGACTGGCCGGCGGTGCTCGACGCGCTCGACGACGCCGGATACGACGGCATCCTCGGCGTCGAGAGCTTCACGGGGGACAATGCCACCATCGCCGTCGCGGCGTCGGTGTGGCGTCCGCTCGCGGCATCCCAGGACGCCCTCGCCGAGAGATCGCTCGCCTACCTGACCGCGCTGGCCGACAGCCGACATCGTGCCGAGAGCGGCACCGGAGACATGAGAGAGAAGGAGCAGCCATGGCGAACCACCCCGTGA